CTGTGCGATACAGCTTTGAGGTCTCCTATTTTTGTATACCCCGCCTCTACTCCTTTAATTGCGTCCAGCTGGCTGACCTTGCCCACGACATTGTCGTCTTTATCGTACACCAGAATGGCTCTATGTTTGTAGTGGGCGTGTTTAAACTGTTCCTGGGCCCTTTCCAGGGCCAGGACCGCTTCAGCGAGCGACGCATCCTCAGAAACAGTGGCGTACTCGGCCAGCGGAACCATAATATCTTTGACCTTGATCGCTGTCATACCGCACCTCCTGGGCTTTTCTTAGGAAATCCTCGGCCGGTTTTTATAATGAAACGCTCATAATTCTAAACCCGGGATTTGGGTCTAGACGTTTTTATCTTTTGACCATCTCAACCATATCCGCGTAAGAAACATGGCTCTTGTGTTTCGAAAGATCAGAGATAGAAGCGGCCCTGGATTTCAAAAGTCTCCAGGCGGCTCCCGGACCTGAGGAAAAAATCAAGTACTCTCTTATGTAAGTTAGTTTAATAAGGAACGAAAATAATTTCAATGAGAAACAGCCCATTGCGCTCAAGCAGGCGCTTTCGCAAGACCCATGGATCGGGACGAATCGTCTGAAAACCTGTCGCAACCGCGGTCGGCTGGACAGGGCCGGTTAGGCTTCTTCTGGAATTTTAAGTAAATACTTGATGGTCAATCCCTGAACGAGAATTGAGAAGACCACCACAGCGTAAGTCATGGCCAGAACGATCTCACGCTCGCGCCCGGCTGGCAGACTCAGGGCCAGCGCCACGGAAATTCCTCCACGCAGTCCCCCCCAGGTCATGATCTTGACCGCATGGGGGCTGAACTCACGGCCCAGCCTCATCAGGCTGATCGGAACCCCGATTGAAACGAACCTCGCCAGAAGCACAACCAATATCGCGAGACATCCTGCCACAAGGTACCAACCGGACAGGGTCAGGATCAGTATTTCTAAACCGATCAGGACAAAAAGCATGGCATTCAAGATTTCATCTACCATTTCCCAGAATGTATCGAGATGTTCCCTGGTTTTAGCCGACATGGCGAACCTGCGGCCGCGATTGCCCACGAACAGGCCCGCCACCACGATGGCCAGCGGCCCGGAGGTGTGCATGGTCAGAGCCAAGGCATATCCACCCGTGACCACAGCCAGGGTGATCAGTATTTCCAACTGGTAGTTGTCAACGCTCTTGAGAACATAGTAAGCCAGAAGACCCAGTAAAAAACCGTACACGATTCCGCCGACACCTTCTTCAAGGAAAAAGAGAGAGAGCTCGCTGAAATTTACCTCATGCTCGCCCGTGGCAATCCCCAGCAAGACAATGAAGAGAACCACGCCGATACCGTCATTGAATAAAGACTCTCCAGTGATCTTTGCTTCCAGGCCTTTCGGGGCCTTGGCCTTTCTGAGGATGCCCAGGACGCAAATGGGGTCGGTCGGGGAAATCAATGCCCCAAAGACCAAGCAGTAAATAAAGGCCAGGTTTAATCCCAGAGCCTGCAAAAGCAGGAAGGTGATGACTCCCACGATAAAAGTGGAGCTGACAGTGCCTAGCGTGGCGAAAATGCCTATCTCCCATTTCTTTTCGAGCAGGTCATTGATGTTGACATGGAGTGATCCGGCAAACAGAAGAAAACTGAGCAGGCCTCCCATCAAGGTCTTATTAAAGTCAATGCCTTGAACAAAGGCCCGGGCCTGGTCCTCGATTGCAAGGCCAAACCGGCCGGCAATGATCAGGCTCAAGGAAAGCAGAATAGTCATGAACATCAGGCCAATGGTGGTGGGCATCTTCAGGCAGCGATGATTGATGTAGCTGAGTAAGGCCGCTAATGTGATCAGGATCGAGACGATGGTGAAGAGGCTCATGCTTCCGTCCCCCGGGAAACGCTGATTTCCCTGAGTAAACATGAAAAGGTTCAAGGGTGTCAAGTGCCGGGTGTTACAGCCAAGGAATTTTATTTCCCCCGCCGGTTTTTAATGCTTACGAGTCTTTTCTTGGCTAATGTATAACCCTCAAGCCGGTCAGGACTGGATTCGGGGATGCCTCATTGATTCGGTTTTAGTAATAAAACATTGATGAACATCACTGGCCCTATGCTTCTCATGTTTGGAGGGCTGAAGAGAAATTTTTGTCACTCTTTTTTACGTCATGCCATAACACGCAGCTGTTCCTATTTTAGTAACCCTGGCGTGGTTTTTTATTGGCTAGAGATTGTTAGATATTTCACAAAAATACTTGCAGGGCCGGGAAAATATATGCTATGTAAAGGGCGATTTTGCAATAAAGGATTTCATGACTCTTATTTAAAGGAGGACTGATCTGTGGAAGAAGAAAGAGATGTTATGGAAGTTGATGTTCTATTTGTGGGGGGTGGCGTTGCCTGTCTTAGTGGGGCGTTGCATCTCGCAAATTTGATTAAAGAACATAATGAAAAGGTGGAAAAGGGGGAAGAAGGCGAGAAACTGGATGAGATCATGATCGCCATTCTGGAGAAGGGCGCCTATATAGGTTCTCATTCTATATCCGGCGCTGTCATGGATCCGGTAGCCCTAAAAGAGCTTATTCCGGACTTTTTGGAAAAAGGCGCTCCTCTGGAGGCTGAAATAAAAAAAGAAAAGGTCTGTCTGCTCACTAAAAAAGGCAAGATCGCATCCCCGATCACACCTCCCCCTCTCAATAATCACGGGAATTATATCGTCTCTCTTTCGCGGTTCACCGAATGGCTCGGTCAGATGGTTGAAGAGAGCGGGATTGATATCTTTCCCGGTTTCGCTGGCACCGAAGTTTTATATGACGGGAATCGAGTCATTGGAGTCAGAACGGGCGATAAAGGCATTGACGCTGATGGCAATAAAAAAGAAAATTATGAGCCGGGCATTGACTTGCAGGCCAAGGTCACCGTTTTTGGAGAAGGGTCGCGAGGCAGCCTCACTAAAACCCTGATAAAAAAGTTCAACCTGGACGCAGGCACGAATGCCGTGAATTACGTCCTTGGCGTTAAGGAGGTCTGGGAAGTCCCGGAAGGAAGAATTGAACCCGGCATGGTCTATCATACCCTGGGTTACCCGCTTAAAAGAAATACTTACGGCGGCGGGTTCATTTATGGCATGAAGAACAACCAGGTGTCCGTTGGTCTTTTAACAGGATTGGATTACCAGGACCCGCACCTGGACCCTCATATGGAATTTCAAAAATTCAAGCTCCATCCCCTGATGGCTGAAATCATCAAAGATGGTAAACTAGTCCAGTACGGGGCCAAAACAGCGCCTGTCGGCGGGTTCTTCGCCGTTCCCAAGCTCTTCTTTAACGGCGGCCTTATTGTCGGAGATTCAGCAAATCTCTTCATCAGCCAAAAGATCAAAGGCATACACATGGCCATGAAATCAGGGATGCTGGCTGCTGAAACAATCCTGGAAGCCCTGGTAAAAAGCGATTTTTCCGAAGCCGGCCTGAAGGAATATAAGACATCCCTGTATAACAGCTTCATCGGAAAAGAACTTAAAAAGGTACGGAATTTCCATCAGGCCTTTCAATCGGGACTCTACATCGCCCTCATCAAGGCAGGGTTCCAGTATGTCCTCGGTGGCAGAATTATCAAAAACCGCGTGACCACAGAGCCCGATTATATCCATCTTAAAAAGGTCATGGATGTTTACAGCACCCAAACGCCTTCCGATGAGCAGAAGGGCGCTATAAAGTTCGATGGCGAGCGTACCTTTGACAAGGAAACCGATGTCTACTATTCAGGGGCAACCCATGAAGAACAGCAGCCGGCTCACCTCAAGATAGCGGACCTCAATATTTGCTTTACCAAGTGCACTGAAGAATATCAAAACCCGTGCCTCAGATTCTGTCCCGCCAATGTTTATGAAATAGAGACCGACGAGGACACGGGTGAACGCACCATGAAACTCAATTTCTCCAACTGCGTCCACTGTAAAACCTGTGATATCAAAGATCCATATGAACTCATCACCTGGACGGCGCCGGAAGGAGGAGGAGGGCCAAAGTACACCATGGTTTAAATGGGCCTTTTTGAGGGGTTTCCGATTTTTTGTTTGCATTCCCTATTTAACTTTTGTATAAAGGCCTGATTGTTCGGAAACCCTCAAACAGGGTGAATACAGCCAAATTAAAAGTAAAATTGAGCCTAAGACGTGAGAACTCCGCACCAACGCAAGGAGAGTTCAGGAAACTCAGCGGAATAAAGCAGCGAGCAGAAACACTGTGTGGAAACTCCACCCAGACGAGGGAGGGGTTTATGGTATATCCAATTACCTCAGGAGGATGAGCATGGCAAACACAGAAACCCAAAGTATCCTGGTGGTCGGTAGCGGCATGAGCGGGCTTACAACGGCCATTGAAGCCGCTGAAGCGGGCTATGACACGTATATAATCGAAAAAAACCCCTACCTTGGAGGCAGGGTGGCCCAGCTTCATAACTACTTCCCCAAGTTATGCCCGCCGTATTGCGGCCTGGAAATCAACTTTCGCCGCATCAAGCAGAACCCCAGGATACGTTTCTTCACAATGGCCGAAGTGGAGAGTATTTCCGGCGAGGAAGGAAATTTCGATGTCACCGTCCGGTTGAATCCTCGCTATGTCAATGAAAAATGCACCGGCTGCGGCAAGTGCGCCGAAGCCTGCACCATGGAAATTGACAACTCTTTCAACTATGGCATGGATAAAATCAAGGCCGCCTACCTGCCTCATGATATGGCCTTTCCCATGCGGTACGTCCTGGATCCGAGTCTGGCAAAAAGCGATGAAGGGCAAAAAGTAAAAGAAGCGTGCCCGTATGACGCCATTGACCTGGATATGGAGCCAAAGACCATAGAGCTGAAGGTCGGCGCCGTGGTTTGGGCCACAGGATGGCAGCCTTATGATGCGGCCAAACTGGATACCTACGGCTTCGGGCAGTTTCCAAACGTGATCACCAATGTAATGATGGAAAGGCTGGCCGCGCTGAACGGGCCAACCCAGGGTAAAATCGTACGCCCTTCAGATGGCCAGCCCCCGGAAACCATCGGGTTCGTCCAGTGCGCCGGTTCTCGAGATGAAAACCACCTGCCTTACTGCTCTGGCATCTGCTGCCTGGCGTCCATGAAGCAGGCCACTTACGTCCGGGAGCAGTATCCGGATTCAAAGGTCTATATCTTTTTTATTGATATTCGAGCCACGGATCGGCTGGAGGAATTTTATTACAAGGTCAAACAGGATGAAAACATCCAGTTCTTTAAAGGGAAAGTGGCTAAAATAACTGAGGATGAAACCACCAAGGGCCTTATTTTGAGGGTCGAAGACACCACCTCCGAGGAGTTGCATGAAGTCTCCGTGGACATGGCGGTATTAGCCACCGGGATACAGCCCAATACGGCTGAAACTCCCATTCCCATCCAGGTTCCTTACGATGATTATGGTTTCGTGGCCTCCCAGGACGCCGGACCAGGGGTTTATGCCGCGGGCTGTGTGAGGACCCCGAATAACGTTTCCGAAGTGGTTCAGGACGGAACAGCCGCGGCCCTTAAAGCCATTCAATCCATAGCGAGGAGGTAGCCTGATGGAACAGAAGGTTGCAGTTTATGTTTGTACAGGATGCGGTATCGGAGATGCCCTTGAAATAGAAGAACTTAGTAAGGTGGCGACCGACGAAAAAAAGGTCCCTCTTTGTAAAACCCATCCAAACCTGTGCAGCCCGGAAGGGGTGGACCTGATCAAGAATGACATCGCCGGCGAGGGCGCCAATACTCTGGTCATTGCCGCCTGTTCGCTCAGGGTCATGTATGATGTGTTTAACTTCGACCAGTGCATCGTGGATCGGGTCAACCTCAGAGAACAGGTCGTCTGGTGTCAGAAGCCTAATGATGAGGATACCCAGATGATGGCCGAGGATTACCTGCGCATGAGCCTGGCCAAAGTAGAAAAAATGGAGCTTCCTGAGCCTTTTGAGCCGGAACAGGAAATTTCCAGAGATATCCTTGTCGTGGGAGGCGGTTTGGCCGGTATGACATCGGCCCTGGAAGGCGCCAAAGCCGGTTATTCGATAGTACTCGTTGAGAAAGAGCCCCAGCTGGGAGGGTTTCAGAACAAAGTCAGGCAGAAGGTTACATTTCCATACAAAGACTTTCAGGACAACGATATCGGTGAGCTGATCAAGGCTGTCACCGAGCATGAAAAAATTAAGGTCTATACCGACGCGGCAGTGGAAAAAACCGAAGGCGCGCCCGGCCTTTTTGAGGTCTCCATCAAATCAAACGGTTCTGTGGCTGAACACAGAGTCGGGGCCATTGTGCTTGCGGCCGGCTGGCAGCCTTATGACCCCAGCAAACTGGGCCCGAAATTGGGGTTTGGGGCCTCTCCGAACGTCATCACCAACGCCATGTTCGAAGAGATGTTCAAGGAGGAAAAATTCGCACGACCCAGCGATAAGCAGGGTCTAAAGAACGTAGCCTTCCTGCAGTGCGCCGGTCAAAGGGATCCGGATTATCTTCCCTATTGTTCCTCTATTTGCTGCCTCACGGCCTTAAGACAGGCCTGCCAGATAAAGGCTCAGGAACCGGATGCCAATGTGTACGTCGTTTATAAAGAGCTGCGTACACCCGGGCAGGCCGAGGATTTTTATCGCAAGGCACAGGAGGATGGAGTGATTTTTCTCCGCTGCCAGGACCCTGAGGTCAAGGCCAGCGGTGATCAGCTCGCCGTGGAGGCGGATGATGAACTCCTGGGCGAGAAGGTTCTGCTGGAAGACCTGGACATGGTGGTCTTAGCTACGGGCATGGTTCCGGTGACCGCCTTTGGGCCGGAATTTTCCATGCAGGAAACAAAGGAGGGGGAAGAGGAGAAAAAAGCAGAGAAGGAAGAGGAGGAAGTTTCCCCTGACATTATTCGATGCTCCGAGCTTCTGAATCTGGATTATCGTCAGGGCCCTGAACTTCCGGCTCTGAGGAACGATTTCCCTGATTCCAACTTCATCTGTTTCCCTTATGAAACAAGACGAACCGGAATTTACGCCGCCGGTTGTGTGCGCCGGCCCATGAGTACGGCCACGACCAGCGAGGATGCGGCCGGAGCGGTCATGAAAGCCATCCAGTGCGTCGAACTCACGGCTGGCGGTGCTTCTGTCCATCCCCGGGCCGGAGACCTGTCATATCCCGAACTTTTCATGCAGCGCTGCACCCAGTGCAAGCGCTGTACCATAGAGTGTCCCTTTGGGGTTTATAATGAGGATGAGAAAGCCAACCCCCTGCCCAACCCGACCCGCTGCCGGCGGTGCGGTATCTGCATGGGGTCCTGCCCCGAGCGGATCATTTCCTTCAAGAATTACTCGGTGGACATGATCGGGTCCATGATCAAGGCCATCGAAGTCCCGGAAGAGGACGAAGAAAAACCGCGGGTCCTGGCGCTTGTCTGCGAGAACGACGCCTACCCGGCCCTGGATATGGTCGGGATCAAGAGAATGCAGTATAACCCGTATCTCCGGGTTATCCCGCTCAGATGCCTGGGCTCGATTAACCTGGTCTGGATCGCCGACGCCTTATCCAAAGGCATTGACGGCATTCTCTTCTTCGGCTGCCGTCCCGGCGACGACTATCAGTGCCATTTCATTAAAGGCAGCGAACTGGCGGAATACAGGGCCGGTAAGATCGCCGAAACATTGGACCGGCTGGTCCTCGAGTCCGAACGCGTTCGAGTTGAGGAGGTTGCCATAACCGACTGGGAGCGCGTCCAGGCCATCTTAGAAGAATTCATGGAAACAGTGGAAAGGGTGGGTCCTAACCCTTACAAGGGATGGTAAGCCGATCGCCTTTTCTGCGATAAGAGGAAAAAGAGGAAAGCCGGGCGTAAGGATGCTCCAAGAAAAAGGAGGAGTCCGGCTTTCGGCCTGATCACAAGAGCCATAACAGCCCAATGATAAACAACTCTCTCTGGAGGTAGGAGGATGAGTGTCAAGGTTGATCCCAGCTTGATGAAGGAGCTCGAGAAATTTGGTTTGAAAGACGCCAATAAATGCTTTCACTGTGGAAACTGTACCGCGATCTGCCCCCTTTCCACGCCGGAAAATCCTTTCCCCAGGAAACTGCTGAAGTGGGCCCAGATGGGCCTTAAGGACAAGATCCTGCACAGTCCTGAACCCTGGCTCTGTTACTACTGCGGGGACTGTTCTGACACATGCCCCCGGGGCGCCGACCCGGGCGAGATGATGATGGTCATGCGGCGCTACCTGACCTCCCGCTACGACTGGACAGGTTTCTCGCGCAAGTTTTATACCTCTGAAAAATTTGAGATCATAGCCGTGGCCGTCGTCGGCCTCATTATCGGTCTGGCCTTATGGCTTTTCCATGGCAGCAACCCAAATATGGAGCACGCCTATCTAAATTCAGTCTGGCCTTGCGAGGCTATAGAGATCGCCGACCTCATTATGTTCTTCCTCCTGAGCGCCCTGCTTTTGAGCAACACCTATCGCTGCTTCCATTTTATAATGGGTGATCAAAAATTTAAAATTCCTCTTAAACATTATGTCATCGAGGCCAAGGAACTTGTTATCCATACGCTTACTCAA
The sequence above is drawn from the Deltaproteobacteria bacterium genome and encodes:
- a CDS encoding sodium:proton antiporter, which codes for MSLFTIVSILITLAALLSYINHRCLKMPTTIGLMFMTILLSLSLIIAGRFGLAIEDQARAFVQGIDFNKTLMGGLLSFLLFAGSLHVNINDLLEKKWEIGIFATLGTVSSTFIVGVITFLLLQALGLNLAFIYCLVFGALISPTDPICVLGILRKAKAPKGLEAKITGESLFNDGIGVVLFIVLLGIATGEHEVNFSELSLFFLEEGVGGIVYGFLLGLLAYYVLKSVDNYQLEILITLAVVTGGYALALTMHTSGPLAIVVAGLFVGNRGRRFAMSAKTREHLDTFWEMVDEILNAMLFVLIGLEILILTLSGWYLVAGCLAILVVLLARFVSIGVPISLMRLGREFSPHAVKIMTWGGLRGGISVALALSLPAGREREIVLAMTYAVVVFSILVQGLTIKYLLKIPEEA
- a CDS encoding electron transfer flavoprotein-ubiquinone oxidoreductase, translated to MEEERDVMEVDVLFVGGGVACLSGALHLANLIKEHNEKVEKGEEGEKLDEIMIAILEKGAYIGSHSISGAVMDPVALKELIPDFLEKGAPLEAEIKKEKVCLLTKKGKIASPITPPPLNNHGNYIVSLSRFTEWLGQMVEESGIDIFPGFAGTEVLYDGNRVIGVRTGDKGIDADGNKKENYEPGIDLQAKVTVFGEGSRGSLTKTLIKKFNLDAGTNAVNYVLGVKEVWEVPEGRIEPGMVYHTLGYPLKRNTYGGGFIYGMKNNQVSVGLLTGLDYQDPHLDPHMEFQKFKLHPLMAEIIKDGKLVQYGAKTAPVGGFFAVPKLFFNGGLIVGDSANLFISQKIKGIHMAMKSGMLAAETILEALVKSDFSEAGLKEYKTSLYNSFIGKELKKVRNFHQAFQSGLYIALIKAGFQYVLGGRIIKNRVTTEPDYIHLKKVMDVYSTQTPSDEQKGAIKFDGERTFDKETDVYYSGATHEEQQPAHLKIADLNICFTKCTEEYQNPCLRFCPANVYEIETDEDTGERTMKLNFSNCVHCKTCDIKDPYELITWTAPEGGGGPKYTMV
- a CDS encoding CoB--CoM heterodisulfide reductase iron-sulfur subunit A family protein — its product is MANTETQSILVVGSGMSGLTTAIEAAEAGYDTYIIEKNPYLGGRVAQLHNYFPKLCPPYCGLEINFRRIKQNPRIRFFTMAEVESISGEEGNFDVTVRLNPRYVNEKCTGCGKCAEACTMEIDNSFNYGMDKIKAAYLPHDMAFPMRYVLDPSLAKSDEGQKVKEACPYDAIDLDMEPKTIELKVGAVVWATGWQPYDAAKLDTYGFGQFPNVITNVMMERLAALNGPTQGKIVRPSDGQPPETIGFVQCAGSRDENHLPYCSGICCLASMKQATYVREQYPDSKVYIFFIDIRATDRLEEFYYKVKQDENIQFFKGKVAKITEDETTKGLILRVEDTTSEELHEVSVDMAVLATGIQPNTAETPIPIQVPYDDYGFVASQDAGPGVYAAGCVRTPNNVSEVVQDGTAAALKAIQSIARR
- a CDS encoding hydrogenase iron-sulfur subunit, giving the protein MEQKVAVYVCTGCGIGDALEIEELSKVATDEKKVPLCKTHPNLCSPEGVDLIKNDIAGEGANTLVIAACSLRVMYDVFNFDQCIVDRVNLREQVVWCQKPNDEDTQMMAEDYLRMSLAKVEKMELPEPFEPEQEISRDILVVGGGLAGMTSALEGAKAGYSIVLVEKEPQLGGFQNKVRQKVTFPYKDFQDNDIGELIKAVTEHEKIKVYTDAAVEKTEGAPGLFEVSIKSNGSVAEHRVGAIVLAAGWQPYDPSKLGPKLGFGASPNVITNAMFEEMFKEEKFARPSDKQGLKNVAFLQCAGQRDPDYLPYCSSICCLTALRQACQIKAQEPDANVYVVYKELRTPGQAEDFYRKAQEDGVIFLRCQDPEVKASGDQLAVEADDELLGEKVLLEDLDMVVLATGMVPVTAFGPEFSMQETKEGEEEKKAEKEEEEVSPDIIRCSELLNLDYRQGPELPALRNDFPDSNFICFPYETRRTGIYAAGCVRRPMSTATTSEDAAGAVMKAIQCVELTAGGASVHPRAGDLSYPELFMQRCTQCKRCTIECPFGVYNEDEKANPLPNPTRCRRCGICMGSCPERIISFKNYSVDMIGSMIKAIEVPEEDEEKPRVLALVCENDAYPALDMVGIKRMQYNPYLRVIPLRCLGSINLVWIADALSKGIDGILFFGCRPGDDYQCHFIKGSELAEYRAGKIAETLDRLVLESERVRVEEVAITDWERVQAILEEFMETVERVGPNPYKGW
- a CDS encoding 4Fe-4S dicluster domain-containing protein, which translates into the protein MSVKVDPSLMKELEKFGLKDANKCFHCGNCTAICPLSTPENPFPRKLLKWAQMGLKDKILHSPEPWLCYYCGDCSDTCPRGADPGEMMMVMRRYLTSRYDWTGFSRKFYTSEKFEIIAVAVVGLIIGLALWLFHGSNPNMEHAYLNSVWPCEAIEIADLIMFFLLSALLLSNTYRCFHFIMGDQKFKIPLKHYVIEAKELVIHTLTQKQFLECTDKMLWVVHLLIMTGYSIVFLLVVVFLAGGIDVIGLSWEKIRFQRDEIYSIYHPIRLLGYYATFAILYGTTYAIIGRLKKSKTPYKSSHGTDWMFLILLQLTTLTGIMIHATRLLDLAMTTYILYAIHLSVAVPMLVLEVPFAKWAHLAYRPVVIYLMKVKERYAQEQQGSVT